Part of the Chelmon rostratus isolate fCheRos1 chromosome 10, fCheRos1.pri, whole genome shotgun sequence genome is shown below.
ATTAGTCATGAAGAGTTTAACGTTCAGAAACTGGTTTGGTTATATTTGAGTGACAGTGGCATCTCCCtggcaacaaaagcaaagaacCCACTACTGTTGTGATTGGTGCATTGAAGTATGTGATATCACCTTTGTACAGCAGAGCCTCGCCTACTTTAAACCAGCAAGAAGagcacaacacaaatacactgcagtgagctgcagagctgagagttCCCACATATCAAGGCTGAGTCCTTAATGCAGAGGCCCGGGTTCGGTTCCAGCCCGGACCCTCTGCTGCCCCCTCTCTTGCTCTAGCTGTCACTattgaaaataaagcagaaatgcccaAAAAAGAAATAGTAATAATTAATTCAGCAGATGATCGTTTGTTCATGTAGGATGCAAAGATCCGTTGAAAAGTCAGTTTTTAGAGCCTTTAGCTGTGAGCCAAACGtgacatttgcatattttaccCTGTAGGCACGCTGCACTCGTTAATGCCGTTTGTGTCATTTGCAGCGGGATGTTCAGTTGTATCGCCAAGATTTTTAAGGAGGAAGGAGTTGCTGGATTCTACGTGTGAGTCATACACAATTTCACTGTTCTTTTGTGAAGTTTTTGCGACACATTTgccctgacctttgacctccagcaggctgagcagtgttttgtgtgcttGCAGTGGTCTCGTACCCCACGTGGTGGGAGAGGTTCTCTTCCTGTGGTGTTGTAACCTCCTGGCTCACTTTATTAACACCTACGCTGTCGACGAAAGTGTAAGTCCATCACCCTTTTGGATGGTAGGAGGCGGAGTGTAAGGaaataatgattaatgattCATTTTATATGAGTAAAATCATCTAAATAAACAGCTGCTAGTTTCTTCTGCTCTGGCTTGTTTTGGGTCATATTATTATGAACAGTGTTCAGAGAATACTGTTCATGAGAAAGTAAATCTGACCCTGACTTTTTATTCTCCGACCAAAATACTGCAAGTCACGAACAAGTTTCACAATTAAATCCTTCCATCGGCTCATAGGGCATCGTTCCCTCTGTTCCTCGtaggcttttaatttgaaacgaacacaggaagtgttgagtttcattGATGGTCACTCGTAAAAGAAAGCTGatgagtgaatgaaaacagtgttcGCATTACAAAGACACAGAATGGTGAGTCTGACATGACTCTGTTGTACTGATGAATagcagctgtgaaaatgaacattataGTGAATTTATCATGGGAGTTTCATTATGGCACAGGTGATTCCACCTCCCTCCAGTGTGTTTTTCCCTGTTCTTTATCAACGAGCGGCCTTTATTCATCCCTGCAGCTGTGATTTGAGACTGCCGTTGCTTCAGTGCCAGAGATGGAAATCCAGACATATTTAACTGGAGGATGATAGAAAGAGGTGTAAAGATGTTTTTCACTCTCAGTTTGTCAAGATGCTCCGGAGAGCAAGGTGACCTCACCCTAATCAGTTTTTATTACAGGTGCTTTCAAGTCATCAAGTAAAGGAAGATTAAATTTCCTTTAACACTCAAAAACATTGAGTGTCAAGAACTCTGCCCGTCTATGTACACCATGGCTGTATTTAAAATCTTTAGtccaaaacacaataataatccacagaaagatgttttctcatCTCAGATTAGACATGCTAATCTTCCACGTCGTCTCTGTTATAACTCCAATAAACATGTAAGCATAACTGATGGGTTGATCCCTGACCCTTTGATTGACACCTCATTGGACCAATTAGGACCTTCCATCTCATGTCCACTGCTGACAATAGCCAATGAGAGTCTGCGCTGAAAGGAAGGAAGTCGGCCTCTTCTTTCATGTGAAAAACCGAGGCCTTAACAACCGATTGAGCAGATGATTTCAGTAGATGTGCTTCATATAGCCAATGAACTTGTGAAAATGAGGGTATGCTGCATCAGTGAGTCATTTACAGCTAAATTAAGGAAATCAGTGCAAACAGGGATATTACTCAGAGTTTCAAATGCTAAATATAATAAATGgtgtgaatataaatatatatagtcTACATACAAGATACCCAAAATATAAATGTAGATGGCCTAAATATAGATATAGATGTTTGTCTGGATAAATATAGTAAACTGAATTTCCAGGGATGGTAGAGGCTTAATTTAACTAAATTAATACATTATCTGTGACATGGAAGTACACTTTGACCTCTGTCcgtgtgtttctgttgcagttCAGTCAGGCGTCAGCTGTAAGAAGCTACACTAAGTTTGTGATGGGGGTGAGTTCAACATTCAGACTGTTCAGTGTTTCTAACGTTAACATTAGTGCATGTTGACggagtgtgtttttctctaGATTGCAGTGAGTGTTCTAACATATCCTTTCATGCTGGTGGCTGATCTTATGGCGGTCAACAACTGTGGGTGAGTCACTCTTTCAAACATTAGTACTAATTGATAATCAGGAGAGATGAAccttttactgtgtgtgtactgagtGATTCAACACGTAGAGGATTCATTCAGACTGGCAGCTCGTGCCTGAGGAGAATTGGGTAGGGGTTCAGTGACCTAAAGGGAATTATGTtctttaaaatacacaaagttTCACTGTTTTCCCACCACAAGTTGATTCCTGGCAGCATGCAGAAGGTCTTGAACCAACATTTAGGCTGTTGGGAAataaaatttacaaaaaaatattcttaacacagtgaataaaaatatgtcaaatCCAAACGGGTTTGTGTTCTTTGTATTTGTAAAATGCCGGCTACAGTCCTGATGCCTCAGTCTGATTGgttgtgctttgtgttgtcaGCCTGGCTGCAGGTCTTCCTCCCCACTCTCCCGTCTTTAAGTCCTGGCTGCATTGCTGGAATCACCTGAGCCACAAGGTACAGTCACTCTTCCACTATCATTCTGTTCATTCAGCACCTAAAGGACACAAAAGGAAGAACACGAGTGTCCATTCATTCACTTCATAAACCGGCTGCATGCCACCTCATTTCTATGTCTGACCCTGTGGGTCGCTGTCTGTTTAGGGGCCCTCCTAAATCGAAGAGATCAGATCTGTTTCAAGTTGCACTTGAGGTCCCTGCAGGTTTAATCTTGGGGTTAAGGCAAAGATCAGGTTAATAAACAACTTAGGTTGTGCAAAAAGTGATGAGACGACCTGATGTGAGAGCAGACAAGAGTTTGTAGGAAGTCCTGTGTGACTCTCATGTGAGCAAAGCAAGAGAAGCAGAAGTAAACAACAGGTGTCTTTTGGTCAATTAACTTAACTGATCTGAAATCTGATCATTGAAGTCTTTTATGATTTTATCTTCAGTCGTTCAGGAGCAACCCCCATCCTCACCCCAGTCATTGTCATGGTCCCTTACTTTGACCAGGCTGATATCTACATTTTGGATCGAAGTTGTCAGCAGTCAGCTTTCCAAAGCCTTTAACGTGGTCTGTGTGTCCCCTCCCATCAGGGCCACCTCTTCAGAGGATCCAGCTTCTTTTTCCGCCGGGTGCCTGTGATCTCCCCGCCCTCCATCGAGGACTGACGTCACCATCGCCTGCTGGGAcgttcttcctcctctggctcACAAGCTTTCTCCAAAGACGTGgcctccaccccctccctgcctgtcGGACTTCTCTGCTGTCATCCAGGTGTAGCGGGAGCAGCAGACGCACTGCGAAGTGTGAGCTTGAACTTTTCTTTACAGGAGCTTAAGTTCAGTTGGTGGGGTGAGGATGAAGGTGGTCCTCCTCACAGCCGGCTGGATAAATCCATCAGTTTGAATCAGTTCAGAAACTCTGGTGCAGTGTTTTGTCCTTCACTGCAGTGTCCAAACGTTACTTCAAACCGAACCAAGAGAAATATCCTGATCTCTAAGTGGAAACATCTCAAACTGATGGTCATAACACATATTCCAATAGTGtcgttcatttttctgtttctgtgtggagGTACAAGCAGTTCACTACGAATCACCTGCACTTAATGACAGTGAAGCATTTTGCAGAACGTGGACGTggaagacattttaaaaatcaccTGTGAACTCTTTAAACTCGGTTGAGATGTATAATCCATCAGAGCGAGCGTCAAGTCTGAACTGATGTTTGTCAACGTGACTTTATTGCTGGGTGACACGGTGCAGTTTTTTATTAATCAGCACTTTAActgcttcactgtgcagaaatcATGTCCCGGAGACAAAAGCCAGCACAGGCTTGATGTTCACTGGGTTGGACACGTGAAACAAGTCTCACGAGTCCAACACTTTCACCacatcagaaatgaatggaaacaaatcaaaaatgtgTAGTTAAGGAGCTAAAATGTGCGTAGAACAATACACTGGTATTGTCTTTTAAAGCGAGACTCTAACTCTGGCTGAGCGGTGGCCGCTGTTGCCACCGACGCTAATTAAACAATGACAAAACGCTGAATATGCTCACTTTTCAGTCAGTTGCTGTAAGGACATCAATGGCAGGCGAGCCGACCGAGACCTCACAGTTAAATGATCAAGTCCCACTTGGTAAAATCATCCTCATTATTTTATGATCTttcttgaagaaaaaaatagcgATCCAACTGAATTACCTAAAAGTAACTAACGAAAGCTTTGATTGGTTACTGTGCTGTTCAAGATTAGCATGTTGTCATTGGTGATTGTGTGTTCGTCTACTAACCGACTGACACTGTTGTCAGCTGCTGCGACAGGCTAACTCCACCTGCCTTCACCTACAGTCACTCAGGCTGTCTCTCTTTAGCTCATCAGTGTTTCTTTCACACCCAGCTCACTGCAAGAAGCACAAACAGGTTGTTACCTAACAAGCAGCATGATACCAATATCACTTTAAGTCCTGAATGGAGAAACTCTCACACCTCACAGAGCAGGGACCCCAGACCTGAGATCTGTAGTTGGACCCTCATAGGACTGAGACCACAAAGCAGGAAACCTCCTAACTTTCTTCAACTACTCTAACATTTTGAAGTGGACAGCTGA
Proteins encoded:
- the LOC121612545 gene encoding mitochondrial carrier homolog 1-like isoform X3 — translated: MNLSHQLWAQPCLDEESCTCPASSPTYIVKVDGKRGLFRGLSPRIVSSAISTVVRSKVKQQVELLSKRDDVQTSLRKVVQETSHEMIIQCLSRVATHPFHVMSVRCMAQFVGREASYSGMFSCIAKIFKEEGVAGFYVGLVPHVVGEVLFLWCCNLLAHFINTYAVDESFSQASAVRSYTKFVMGIAVSVLTYPFMLVADLMAVNNCGLAAGLPPHSPVFKSWLHCWNHLSHKGHLFRGSSFFFRRVPVISPPSIED
- the LOC121612545 gene encoding mitochondrial carrier homolog 1-like isoform X4, producing the protein MNLSHQLWAQPCLDEESCTCPASSPTYIVKVDGKRGLFRGLSPRIVSSAISTVVRSKVKQVELLSKRDDVQTSLRKVVQETSHEMIIQCLSRVATHPFHVMSVRCMAQFVGREASYSGMFSCIAKIFKEEGVAGFYVGLVPHVVGEVLFLWCCNLLAHFINTYAVDESFSQASAVRSYTKFVMGIAVSVLTYPFMLVADLMAVNNCGLAAGLPPHSPVFKSWLHCWNHLSHKGHLFRGSSFFFRRVPVISPPSIED